The following are from one region of the Priestia filamentosa genome:
- the ftsX gene encoding permease-like cell division protein FtsX, whose protein sequence is MKGRTLSRHFREGFRNIGRNGWMTFASVSAVTVTLLLVGVFLVVMLNLNHFAKSVENDVEINAYIERTATADNIKDLEKQLNNVPKVGTVEFSSKEEELRKLIDGLGEEGKVFEPFKQQNPLNAAYIIKPNSPKDVESVAKKVEKLDYIEKVEYGQEYVDKLFDVVSVARNIGIVLIVGLVFTAMFLISNTIKITIIARRSEIEIMRLVGATNSFIRWPFFLEGLFLGVLGSIIPIAIVVSTYALLFDSVQPDLAKTYKTFELLPVFPFTLQLSLLLVLIGACIGVWGSMISMRKFLKK, encoded by the coding sequence ATGAAGGGTAGGACACTTTCCCGTCATTTTCGTGAAGGATTCCGCAACATTGGGCGAAACGGGTGGATGACATTTGCATCTGTAAGTGCTGTAACGGTTACGTTACTGCTTGTTGGTGTGTTTTTAGTTGTAATGTTAAACCTTAACCATTTTGCGAAATCAGTCGAAAACGATGTGGAAATTAACGCATATATCGAACGTACAGCAACAGCAGATAACATTAAAGACCTAGAAAAACAGCTTAATAATGTGCCGAAGGTTGGTACTGTCGAATTTTCTTCTAAGGAAGAAGAGTTGCGAAAGCTTATTGATGGATTAGGAGAAGAAGGTAAAGTTTTCGAACCTTTTAAACAGCAAAACCCATTAAATGCCGCTTATATTATTAAGCCTAACTCGCCTAAAGATGTAGAATCTGTTGCCAAAAAAGTTGAAAAGTTAGATTACATTGAGAAAGTAGAATATGGACAAGAATACGTTGATAAATTATTTGATGTTGTGAGCGTAGCACGTAACATTGGAATTGTCCTAATTGTTGGGCTTGTATTTACAGCAATGTTCCTTATCTCAAATACAATTAAAATTACAATTATCGCTCGAAGATCTGAAATAGAGATTATGAGACTTGTAGGAGCTACTAACTCATTTATTCGATGGCCGTTCTTCTTAGAAGGATTGTTCCTTGGTGTACTTGGTTCTATTATCCCAATTGCTATTGTTGTAAGCACGTATGCTTTACTGTTTGATTCCGTACAGCCAGATTTGGCAAAAACATATAAAACGTTTGAATTGCTACCAGTATTCCCATTCACATTACAACTTTCCCTTCTGCTTGTCTTGATTGGGGCTTGTATTGGGGTTTGGGGAAGTATGATTTCAATGCGCAAGTTTCTTAAAAAATAG